Genomic window (Pradoshia sp. D12):
ATCTATCAAATCGGTGCATTATATGCGTTTACAAAGGCAGAGGGAGGCAAGCTACAGCACGTAAAACCGCACGGAGCTTTATTTAATATGGCGGCAAAGGATGTTGCTCTGTCCGAAGCCATTTCGGAAGCGGTATATGATGTCGATCCTGAATTGATTTTATTTGGATTATCCGGTGGAGAATTGGTGAAGGCGGCCAAACGTATTGGTTTACGTGCTGCCAGTGAGGTTTTTTCAGACCGCACTTATCAGGCGGATGGAACATTAACCTCCAGAACGGAAGCCAATGCATTGATTAAAGATCCAACAAAAGCCATTCATCAAGTTGTTCGTATGGTGAAAGAGCAGAGGGTTACTTCCGTTCAGGATGAGGTGATAACGATAAAAGCAGATACAGTCTGTATTCATGGAGATGGAGAAAACGCGTTGGAATTTGCAAAGCAAATCTCAGAAACATTAAAAAGAGAAGATATCGAAATTCAAAAAATAGATCGTTTCATAAATGAATTGATATAAAAAATCTCTTTGGAAGACATTTGAATACAGCTGGTTGTTATTCTAACTAATGAGCCAAAGCTGGATGGGGGAGTCGTATGAA
Coding sequences:
- a CDS encoding LamB/YcsF family protein, with amino-acid sequence MYKIDINCDMGESFGQYRLGRDEEILNYVSSANIACGFHAGDPSTMKKTVRLALSKGVGIGAHPGFQDLIGFGRREMRVSPEEAYDLVIYQIGALYAFTKAEGGKLQHVKPHGALFNMAAKDVALSEAISEAVYDVDPELILFGLSGGELVKAAKRIGLRAASEVFSDRTYQADGTLTSRTEANALIKDPTKAIHQVVRMVKEQRVTSVQDEVITIKADTVCIHGDGENALEFAKQISETLKREDIEIQKIDRFINELI